The genomic window acttagaggagggcatggaaaagttcctgttgtcagcagaggataggatctgcagtaacAGGTTTAAACTGTGTGCAAAATGGAATCAGCTGGATATCGAGTGTGgaaatttcagcagtggaatgggcttcctaaggtggtgggactagatggcttggatggctccttccaactctaggattctatgattctaaagtaggCGATCTATGAACTGAGTGCTGGGCTTTAACCTGCATGGCACATCAGAGGGCTGGGCTGATTATAATCCATATAAAATATTATTCAGACTAAACCTACCCTCTTGGTCAAAAAGAAATAGATAAAGCAGGCTGCTTACATGGAGGTAGGCGGTCAGATCTCCATTCCAATCAGCAGCAATTTCCCGCAAGAGCCTTCTTTTTATAATGCATACCGTCAGCCTTAAGCATAGTAAACAAGTTTCTAAGCCCCTCAGGACCTCCTCTCTATGGTGCTTCCTCTGCAGACCCATCTTACGCCGTTCCTCGGGTTCCCGTATCTCCTAGGAACTCATGGAAACAGTGGTCTGAAGTGCAaatgtaaaatgtcaaaaatatgtttgttttttttcattaAACAATTTAGGATTTAGGCCTCAGGAGCCACAAGATGGGCAGTTGATGAAATTGCTCACATAGTAATGGCAGAAGCTCCACTccttggtcagtctggcctgcagcagTAGAGAGAAGGCCGAGAGCATGACTGGGAAAAACTGCTGATTCTTCTGCAGGCTCAAGCCAGGGAAAGAGCTCCAGAACAAAAGCAGCAGGGCCCACGGATGAAGTTCATAAGAAGAAGGAGCCTTGCACTTGTGAAGCTCCGGAGTTTATGATAAACATTGTTATACTGAATATTTAACAAAACCAATTtaacctttttaaaatatatatatatattaaataaatatatatttattttcatctTAAACCCTGCCCCGCgactctgtgggaggagttagggcgggacccgtctgggataaaaactcggagagggccaatcaggggccaagtggccaattgggaggtgcgcgtagcgcgcctccctattggtcacttggcccgccccggactcctcACACACGCCACTGGCAGCACGCACCTCAGGTAAGTTCTCCTGGCTTCTGCTGGCCCCGGGCACTCCTTCACggccgcgaaggagcgcccggggccagcagaggccttgcccacccaccgccgccgttctcccggctttcgggagggtgggggggcgggagggtgggggggcgaaaggaggccattttggcctttcgggagggtgggggcgcGGCAGCCGGACTGTCAGAACGCTGTTCTCTCtgacttctctcggccccgggaacgGCCTCGCCGCCGTGAGGCCGGTCCCACCGCCgagagaagacaggctcctagcgcccattttattcagacataaaatgggcttaatttctagtaaagatagaaatatagaaaagagacagtataagttgttaatacaaagaacagtaaaatatagtcttcatttgttacacttacaccccctccattaagtgcctccttttagttaagcatTGAGTTTAGGCttggaggcactgcggagatatatttaactagtaaaaaagcccactgcagtcaaaatgcagtgggcgctaggagggcaggccatgagggcggcggggctcagTGGGCTGGGTTGGCAAGGTCAGGTTTGTGCTGTGGGGCCGGGGGCTCGTGGTCTACCTGGAGTGCGGGGTAGGCTGGCAGGCCGTGGTGGAGGGCGGCGGCACCGGCGCTGGGGGCTCCTGAAGTATGTCGGTGGTGGCGGAGCTCCCAAGGCATCCTCCGGAGGGCGGCAGTGACTGGGTGGGGTGAGGGGGCGATGTCCCGTTGCGGTGGCGCGTCCGGCGGCGACTGAAGAGGCGATGGGGCTCTGACGCTCCCAACACAGGCAGGCCTATTTCCAAAATGGCGGCCGCCGCAGCATCGGCGACGGCAGCGCGGAGCAGCGACGGATGAGCGCGGACAGACGGGCCCTGCACGGCGACCGCGTCCCCGGCGCCGCCGCGGCTTGGCGGCGGCTCGGCCGGTCTCCTTTTGGCCGGGAAGAAGTCGACGCCACTAGTCTTGCAGATTGTTGGGCGGTGGTGGCTGGCCGGGCTCGACTCAGGCGGCAGGtagggagtccccagcagccgcgctccacgcgattgccgggggttccctcgggcggcgggcggacgcggcgagaggcgctttgcgcctctcatcgcatcaggccgccgcccgagggaacccccggcaatcgcgtggagcgcggctgccggggactccctaccCGCCGCCTGAGTCGAGGCCGGAGGCGCCTGAGTCGAGAGTCGCTGAGAGGCACCTGagtcggcgagaggcgctttgctgcAtctggccgccgggcagggagcccccggcagccgcacttcgcgcgactgacgggggctccctcaggcggtggcctgacgcggcgagaggcgcgaagtgcctctcgccgcatcaggccgggagcaactgcgagccgcgctgcgcgcggctcacagttcctgtggctgggaatcggagggaccaatcagcaggtgcttcgcacctgccgattggtccctacgattgtctgtcatgaggaagggtccaatctggacccttcctcatcccggactcatcccgccccaggacctcttactgttttatttagtccgtggcgcccgcggcgccacgggcggtgttaagataatacagattcagcttacctaggaaatctaagaccccacattaactacacaatggtatgaacttttgcccaaaacttatagctttttcacatttccaccacatttaagaaaagaagcctactttgttaccacatttctaacatttgttaacatagttgttagcaattttaacagtcacttttgatgtcccataacacctatgaaacaatttatacttgacacagtctaagagccatcctgacagatattcaacaccatattttcagatttgaattgaATGCTTAACATTggacatttcttgtagaacagtatgaactttggccctataacaatacactaataaagaagaaaaaaagggagggggaaaccccactttatcgtaacatttccagcacttacaattatattgccttaaaagtatacagaagaataaaaaaagattttaaacattgcttctcctttcccttccccagtcttcttaagggggtttcatattgaggcttgctgcatcttgttgttcccatagccttatattctgtccagttagactttggcgtagaaagggagaaagagaaagatacacccaattgaatgcagaattccagagaaaagcaagaagagataagaatgccttcttaaatgaacagtgcaaacaaatagaagaaaacaatagaatggggaggaccagagatcttttcaagaaaattggagatatgaaaagaacgtttcatgcaaagatgggtatgataagggacccaaatggtagggacctcacagaagcagaagagattttaaaaggtggcaaaattatacagaagaactatacaagagcgagcttaacatccctgataaccacaatggggtagttactgacctggagccagacatcctggaatgtgaagtcaaatgggccttaggaagtctgagcaaccataaagctagtggtggtgacagcattccagttgaactattcaagatcttaaaagacaatgcagtaaaagtgctacactcaagattccagcaaatttggaaagctcaacaatggccacaggattggaaaggtcagtttacattccaatcccaaagaagggcaatgccaaaaaatgttcaaactaccgcatcattgcactcatttctcatgctagcaaagttatgctcaaaatcctacaagctaggctccagcaatatgtggaccgagaacttccagaagtacaggcaggattttgaagaggcagaggaactagagatcaaattgccaacatacgctggatcatggagaacgctagggagttccagaagaacatctacttctgcttcattgactatgctaaagcctttgattgtgtggagcacaataaactgtggcaagttcttagagagatgggaataccagagcatcttgtctcttgagaaacttatatgcaggtcaaaaagcaacagtaagaactgaacatggaatcactgattggttcaaaattgagaaaagagttcgtcaaggctgtatactgtcaccttgcctatttaacttgtatgcggagcacatcatgagaaaggcggaattagaggagtcacaaattgggatcaatattgcaggggaaaatatcaacaacctcagatatgcagatgataccactctaatggcagaaagtgaagaggaactaaagagcctgttgatgcgggtgaaggaggagagtgcaaaagttggcttgaaactcaacatcaagaaaacaaagatcatggcatccggccctctcaattcctggcaaatagatggggaagaaatggagatagtgacagattttattttcctgggctccaagatcactgcagatgtggattgcagcaaagaaattaaaagacgcttgctcctggggagaaaagctatggcaaatttagacagcatcctaaaaagcagagacatcaccctgccaataaaaatgtgtttagtcaaggctatggtattccaagttgcaatgtatggctgcgaaagttggaccataagcaaggccgagcatcaaagaattgaggcttttgagctctggtgctggaggagactcttgggagtcccttggactgcaaggcgaacaaaccagtcagtcctagaggagatcagccctgactgctccttagaaggccagatcctgaagatgaaactcaaatactttggccacctcatgagaaggaaggactccctagagaagagcctaatgctgggagcgattgagggcaaaagaagaaggggacgacagagaatgaggtggctggatggagtcactgaagcagtaggtgcaaacttaaatggactccagggaatggtagaggacaggagggcctggaggatcattgtccatggggtcgcgatgggtcggacacgacttcccacctaacaataacaacaactccCTCTGGCAGAGTTCGCATATAACAGTGGGGTTCACTCCATGATGGTGGTCTCCCCACTTAAGATGGTTTATGGTATGGACTTAATAGCTAACCCAACATGGACTCCATCCCCAGAAAGCCCTCCAGGATTGAAGGCGTGGGCTTGACAGTATTGCAGAGGCTTGGCCAAGCATTGCTCAAGTGAATAATGCAGCGAAATCTGACTACAAGAGGAAGACTGACAAAAAACGAAACCCTGCTCCTGCTTGGAAGGTAGGAGATGAGGTGTACCTGTCAATTAAGTGCTTTCAGCAGCCTTCCCGCAAACTGAGCCCTAGCTTTGTGGGTCCCTTTTGAGTGACCAAAATGATAAATGATGTGACTGTTGAATTGGATCTCCCTAAGACTTACAAAAATGTTCACCCTGTTTTTCATTCTAGCCTTCTGTGGAGACCACCCACCCCGAATCAGTGGCACCCCTCCTCCGCTGACACACTATGAAGTTCAACAAATTTTGGACTCTCGCTGGCATCGTGGCAAGCTCCAGTATCTTGTGGACTGGCAAGAGTCCCCCATGGGGGCTAAGGAGTGGGTGGGGTCTGATGATGTATGGGCCTCTAATCTACGCCTGCATTTCATGAGGCGTAGCTGCAGAAGCCATACCCTCTGGTGGGGGGCTAATGGGGGGAAGTTTCTCTTGAGGGGGCAGGGTGTCAGAATCCCAGGAATTCTGTCATGCTTGTGATTGACTGTTAGAGCTGTCCGATATTGCCAGGCCTGTGATGCTCCCCAGTTCTTGTTTCTGCTTTGCACCTCGAGGCTGAATTCCTTAGTTTGTAGTTTATGATTTTCGGTTCTCGCACGAAAGCTTCATCGGGCTATCTCCCCCCTGTGCTTTGTATTCCCTGTAATTTGTACTTAGATTGTAGAGTTGTTCAGTCTCCCTTTGAAGcccgagtcatcaccttcccaaggaagggaggggagggaatgagcTTGTGTTTTGTATATACAAACCCTTGTGTGTAACTACAGTTCTGCCTGTGGTTTTGTTGGATCCCTTTGCTCTTGATTAAAGAGACTTTCTAAAAAAGAAGCTTACTTATCTGGAAGTTGATTACTCTCATAGGGGGCGATTTGGGGttgtgtctgaagaagcagattttagtgcggaaatggatgaaaaagtcgacccttttaaaaacacaattccaAACGATATCgctagtgcggaaacggtctcagGCGAGTCAGCCAAGTTGAGATACACTCAAGCAGAATAGCTTGATGGGGGGAAATCTGGATTCAGTGAAGAGCAGTCATGTTCTAAATTCAGTTCCAGAGAACAAGTAAGGGACAGCCTTATTAATGTTGCTAAAATATGAGAAAACTCATGTTTGGAGAACTTTCACCACACCAAAGATGGAAGGAGGCCATTCTGAAGCTGGAGGCATCTGTTTAATTTCTTGACTGTGAAATACCTTTGTTGCTTGTTTACAGGGATAGAAAGTAGTCTAGAACTGCAACATTAGGGATGCTAGTCCATCTATCAGTTCCACAGCTCAGCACCAGGTAACGGCAATCAggtcccgtggagaaaatggctgctctggaaggtggactccatataCATCCTCCCCaacccaagccccaccctctcccagctccacccccaaagtccccaagtgtattctaacccagagctggtgaccctatGCAGGGTCCAGGAGCTGACTCTGTGCTTATCAAGAGGGGTTGCTGGACCTCAATTTCTCATGCCTGCAGTGACATCAGTCGGCCTCAACAGGGTGATTACTGGGGGGCTAGGGGGCTGGAGCGGGGGTCTCACCCAGCTTACATACAGTAGCTGCTTCTGAATATGTCCAGTCTTTATGGACCAGACTGGCGATGCTGCCGTTACACACACAGAATTTGTCTGTGTTTCTTCTGATTCGTGCTTTGGTCACCCAATGAGAAGAGGAGAGCCACTGGAAAATACAATCATGCTAGAAAAGAAGccacggccctcagtttgcaaggcatGAGCAAGGTTGCTAAGGACAGTTCATTTGGGAGGACATGAATTCACAAAGCCACCATAATTCATTAGAGCTGGTACAAACTGCCACGAGGTGATGCAGCAAacacattggttgccagttgcgttctggattaagttcaaggttttagttctgATTTTTAAGGCCGTTCGCAGACTGGGCTCagagtatctgagggaccatctaactCCTTTTAACCCAGGTCAAAGGGGCCATTGAGTCTGTTGGGGTGTGAGACTATTGGTCTGTGGGAGTTATGGGTACTGTagggattttattatattttatgcttaCTGATGTAAACTGCTGTAACCCTGTCAGACTAAGAGCAACagtctaaataaacaaactaattaATAAACCAGAAGTAAGTAGAATAACCACTGTCAAATTGTGAAAGTGACATGTTATTCCTAGGGGGAAAGCCAGGTTACAGAGATGTTGCAAAAATTTTTTTGCATACATTGCTTAATCTTACAACTCTTCAATAAGCacttttttaaaacacagatttAATTATGAAATGATAGATGGATATTAGGAAGACGACATTTTTATCAAGAGCATCTGTACTCTGTGTGTAACAAATAGAAACTGACACCCATTGTTCTCCTTCAAGACGATCTTAACTCTTTGTTTTGCCCCTAAAGTAAGTTTCAAGTGTGGAGCCATGTGAATCTGAAgttgcaaaacaaaaattgagtccaagagaacctttaaaaccaacaaagatttgacatgagctttcatgtgcagtgcacacttcctcagacaaaatggagcaAGACTCATGAGAGTACAGAAATATAGAAAAGCTAAATTAGTGGCAAATGAGTAAACtatgtcatagtatccaaatgaCACCATATTATGTTGGTCTTAGTGCTCTTGGAGTCAGTTTTGGTTGCCATCAATTCAGTGTTTCAGCTGGTCTGTTTTACCTTCACTGAACCCAAAATTACTTCTCATATCTTCTGTATGCATGCGCCTCTTCCCAGGGATTTCTTGAGAGCTACTTGGACATCCTTGTTCCTCAAGCTATAAACAACAGGATTCAGCAATGGAGTCACTAGTGTGTACATGACAGAGATGACCGTATCGGCATTCAAAGTGTACCTGGATTGGGGCCTCAGGTATATAATGGAAATACACCCAAAGTGCACGACCACCACAATGAGATGGGAAGCACATGTTGAAAAAGCCTTGCGCTTCCCATCTGTGGTGGGGATTTTCAAGACTGCGTTTAAGATTAACAGATATGACAAAAGGATGAGAAGGAATGAACAACAGATCACCagaaaacaaataacaaaaatgACAATTTCCCCGAAATAATTTCGGCCACAGGCCAACTCAAGTAAAGGTGCTAAATCACAAAAGAAGTGATGGATTTTATTCGGACCACAGAAGGGCAAGGTAAATATGAAAATAGTCTCGAGCGTAGAGAAAAGAAAGCCCAGTGAGACTGAAAAAACCACGAGTTTCGTACAGAGTCCCTGATTCATCAGAACCGGATAACGTAAAGGTTTACAGATGCACACGTACCGGTCGTACCCCATCACCGTGAGAAGGATGCAGTTGGTACACCCAAAGCCCAGGAAGAGACACATCTGAGTAGCACAGCCAATGAATGAAATTGTCCCCTTCTCTCTTAGGAGATTTGCAAGCATATTGGGGATAATGATGAACGTGTAGCAGATTTCTGAACTGGAGAGCACGGAGAGGAAGAAGTACATAGGGATGTGGAGGCTGGATTCACTCCTTATTGTAGTGACGATGATGATATTTCCAGCCAAAATGGTAAAGTACATAATAGTGAAGACCACAAACAGAGGGACCTTCAGGTTTGGGAAGTGGGAAAACCCAATCAGGATGAATTCCGTCACCACACTTTGATTCTCACGGCCCATTGATGTTGAATCTGGAATAAAACCATGACACTCAGAAGTAGTCTGGAAGTTACTCATAGAAGGTAATTTTGTGAGAGAGCCAAGTAATGGAGGTTTCATACAAAAAATACTTCGGGGGAATTTAACTCAGAAGTAGTCTGGAAGTTACTCATAGAAGGAGAAATGCTGGTTGATATCGTCTTTAGAAACATCAAGGATACAAACCATTTGGTGTTCTTAATGATTTCCAGGGCAAAGTCTGATCCTGTTTTACATAGTTATGGAGGTTCTGCTGCTGTTGAGAGTGTAGCTACTATGGCCTCCTTGGAATCAAGCCAGGTGCTTTTTGAGGATGACCTGATCCTCCTTTGGTCTCCTTCTAAGAACAGGAACTCAATAACATGAGTTTAAGAAATGCAGAGACCTTGCAGGATTGCCACCATTTCAAATACATGAAGCCTTCAAGCTTTACTGAAAATATGTCTGAGTTAGAGACACACAGTGGAAGGGTTGGGAGGCATCTTGGAGAAATATCATGGCCAATTCTACATGGAGGGGTCaaacgcaagtggcttcctgcttacaaactcaggatggtaaatctcacatttgcagctctcgtcatggggagacccctctcacATTTTCCTCTGcaccattgtggctttttgcctcctgacgaggctgcaagggaaaggaaCACAaacttctccttcccctccttggcttgtcaactCACGAATCACAactcagcagttctctcatggactgaaactttctcccccactcaaaaattatttttttaaagtaaaaggcacttccgcattgctatgtggtaatgccacaacgcAGATGTatatttaatagaaatcaacaccgCCCTGCggatatggagaaatgccagaatgatatagCATCCCTCCCTTTTGGAATTCCcccttttgaatttatttctgtctgggtggatttttgaTACACTATACATGGTCTCTgatgcccaaaaagacattttgtgctaatagcTGGTTTTAAAAcagagtgctcagacccctgtatgatcaggagaaggctgccagatcacctgccccccctttcccagctcatttcccatctccagaaaacacagacggggctgtttttgcctgtccCAGTTGTtggaaggctggacaggtaaccaACGACCAAAGAGACATTTCGTGCTCATGGTTGACTTTAGAGCAAGGAAATCAGACCCCTGTGTGTTCGGGAGAAGACAGCCCAATCACCCCACCCCTTTTCCAActcattccccatctccagaaaacagaaaaggtgttgcattttgcctgcctgatcccaaaaggaccatggacactttaaagaagattcacctttgacaatgtaggtttgcggccgcactgcaacacagaccacaacatttaaaaaaattactcggatcaggaaatggagaggggagggtgggaacgAGGCAGAACAAAGCTGTTGAGACT from Paroedura picta isolate Pp20150507F chromosome 7, Ppicta_v3.0, whole genome shotgun sequence includes these protein-coding regions:
- the LOC143841914 gene encoding olfactory receptor 10K2-like, yielding MGRENQSVVTEFILIGFSHFPNLKVPLFVVFTIMYFTILAGNIIIVTTIRSESSLHIPMYFFLSVLSSSEICYTFIIIPNMLANLLREKGTISFIGCATQMCLFLGFGCTNCILLTVMGYDRYVCICKPLRYPVLMNQGLCTKLVVFSVSLGFLFSTLETIFIFTLPFCGPNKIHHFFCDLAPLLELACGRNYFGEIVIFVICFLVICCSFLLILLSYLLILNAVLKIPTTDGKRKAFSTCASHLIVVVVHFGCISIIYLRPQSRYTLNADTVISVMYTLVTPLLNPVVYSLRNKDVQVALKKSLGRGACIQKI